A stretch of DNA from Micromonospora peucetia:
AGCTCTCCGAGGAGGAGCTGGTCACGAAGTTGCGCGAGGCCAAGGCGGAGCTGTTCAACCTCCGCGTGCAGGCCGCGACCGGCCAGCTGGACAACAACCGGCGGCTGCAGGTCATCCGTCGGGAGATCGCCCGGATCTACACGATC
This window harbors:
- the rpmC gene encoding 50S ribosomal protein L29; its protein translation is MAAGVKASELRELSEEELVTKLREAKAELFNLRVQAATGQLDNNRRLQVIRREIARIYTIMRERELGLSAAPTEVTAS